The Deinococcus hopiensis KR-140 sequence CGTCGATTTCCTCGACGGGAACCTGCGCCCCATGCTCGCAGGGACCCTCATTGAGGTCGTGCCCACAGACCTGACACAGGCCTTTGCAGTCGGGGGCGTGCAGCACGCTCAGCGGCGCGGCGAGCAGGGTGGTTTCCGCGAGATAGTCGCTGAGGTTCAGGTCCGGGTCACCGAAGACGAGCACTTCCTCGCCTGTCTCAGCCTCTTCGAGATAGGGAGATTCCACAGACGGGTCGTGCCGCATCAGGGTACCCAGCTTGATTTCCAGCGGCACTTCCACGTCCCGTAGGCAGCGGGCACATTCCATGATCAGGGCGGGCTCGAACAGTCCCTGCAGGTACATCTCTGCACCGCCCAGAGGATTGACATCCACGGAAAGGGGAGCGGGGCGGGCAAAGCGCAGGGTCTGCGCCCTTCCTCCCTGTTCGTAATCGAGGTGATCGAGTTCCCCCTCCGCAGAGGCGTCCGAGGACGTGCGGAGCAGCGAACCCAGGTGAAGGCGGGGCGTATCCATCATCCGTCCATGATAGGCGCTTCTCTCCCCCTTCACCGGGAAGAGAAGCACGGTCTGCCCAGGGGTACCGGGTTCAGGCGAGCTCGACCACACTGGCGTCAGACAGGGTGAGCTTATGGGTGCTGGGAACCCGCCGCCCCCCACGCACCTGAGCCGCCACGCCAATCAGACAGTCCTGCAGGCGGGTGTTGACAGACTCGATTTGCGCCTCGGCGTCCACCACACTGTGTTCCACCTCGGCCTGACGAATCAGGCTCCCAGGACCGATGCTGGTGAAGGGGCCAATATAGGCGTCCTCCACCACCACGCCCTCGCCGAGCAGCACCGGGCCGACGATCTTGCTGCGAATGACCCGCGCGGAAGCGGGCACGATGACCCGCCCCGTGATCCGCGACTCGGTGACCTCGCCCTGCACATCCGCGGTAATCTGTTCCAGCAACAGCCGGTTGGCGTCCAGCAGGTCTGCCGGACGTCCGGTGTCCTTCCACCAGCCCCCCACGCGTTGCCCCACCACCCGCTGTCCCCGTTCGATGAGGCCCTGAATGGCGTCGGTAATCTCATATTCGCCCCGTGCCGAGGGCGGCATGCCGTCGAGCACCTCGAAGATCTCGGCCGTGAAGCAGTAGAGCCCGGCAACGGCCAGGTTGCTGGGCGGGACCTTGGGCTTTTCGACCAGCCGCGTGATGCGGTCACCCTCCATCTGCGCCACCCCGAAGGCCGTTGGATCGGCAACCTCGACCAGGGCGATGACGGCCGCCGGGCACTCCCGTTGAAACTGTTGAATAAACGGCGACACGCCGTGCTCGAACAGGTTGTCTCCCAGGTACACGCAGAAGTCTTCTCCCGCAATCCACTCGCGTGCGGTGAGGACGGCGTGGCCCAGGCCGAGCTGCTCATGCTGATCGATCAGCGTCACCTGGGCGTCCGGCACTTGCTCGAGGGTCTGTGCAATTTCGGTTCGCGTGGCGTCCGACACCACGATGGCCACCTCATTGATGCCGGCTGCCAGGAGGGAGCGGAGGGCATGAACGATAATCGGGGCGCCAGCCACGGGCAGCACCGGTTTGGGCCGCGTGTAGGTGAGGGGACGCAGGCGGGTGCCGAGCCCGGCAGCAGGGATGACAGCTTTCATGACATGCATTCTAGGAAGATTCAGCGTCTCATGAAGCTCAGGGCTCCTTTACGGAAGTGGTCCGAAGGTCCCCGTCTTCTTTCGGCCAGGCGTGAGAAAACAGCTTTGTAGGCTTCGGCAGGACAAATGTCATGCGGAGCCTCTCCCCCCTATTCTTTAAGTTCCGTCAGAAGAACGTGAGATGAGCGGGTAGACTGACGAGCAGAGCAGTGGCGTTACCGCAGGTTGGAGTTCCCAATGATACAGAAAACAGGTGATGAATCGGTGGTGTTAAAGCTTCGTCGGGGCATTCGAGATTTTGGGACGGCGCTTTCTGCGGGGACGCAGAGATGACGTTGACGAATTTCTTCCCAGTTATTCTCGCAGGAGGAAGCGGGGAGCGGTTTTGGCCT is a genomic window containing:
- a CDS encoding YceD family protein — translated: MMDTPRLHLGSLLRTSSDASAEGELDHLDYEQGGRAQTLRFARPAPLSVDVNPLGGAEMYLQGLFEPALIMECARCLRDVEVPLEIKLGTLMRHDPSVESPYLEEAETGEEVLVFGDPDLNLSDYLAETTLLAAPLSVLHAPDCKGLCQVCGHDLNEGPCEHGAQVPVEEIDDELGVPEGTVHAKQTPFAALRDFKLPEE
- a CDS encoding glucose-1-phosphate thymidylyltransferase, with the translated sequence MKAVIPAAGLGTRLRPLTYTRPKPVLPVAGAPIIVHALRSLLAAGINEVAIVVSDATRTEIAQTLEQVPDAQVTLIDQHEQLGLGHAVLTAREWIAGEDFCVYLGDNLFEHGVSPFIQQFQRECPAAVIALVEVADPTAFGVAQMEGDRITRLVEKPKVPPSNLAVAGLYCFTAEIFEVLDGMPPSARGEYEITDAIQGLIERGQRVVGQRVGGWWKDTGRPADLLDANRLLLEQITADVQGEVTESRITGRVIVPASARVIRSKIVGPVLLGEGVVVEDAYIGPFTSIGPGSLIRQAEVEHSVVDAEAQIESVNTRLQDCLIGVAAQVRGGRRVPSTHKLTLSDASVVELA